A portion of the Pokkaliibacter sp. MBI-7 genome contains these proteins:
- a CDS encoding TIGR03749 family integrating conjugative element protein, with the protein MKMMTRMGVSLVVGMVLSPLASAVELVHWNRVPIKTALAVGQERIVYVDRNVKLALPVALADTLRVQNAGGALYLKAAAPFPETRIPLQVVETGEIILLDVTAQDAATVTANSSAYEPMKVLYGEGDDLSSFGITAGLSPNYASDGMPGSAGAGAVSARASGSSANSAAAPAAPRPTADDAVAGRIGRTDATSRTPAPISLTRYAAQNMYAPLRTVEALPGVSAVPVRAKGPLGSLLPSLDVDARAVAAWKLADYTVTAVRLINRAPRAVLLDPRLLNGDLYSAAFQHPTLGPAGSAEDTTTAYLVTQGKGLESALLPLPYRPAKGAK; encoded by the coding sequence ATGAAGATGATGACACGCATGGGTGTAAGCCTGGTCGTGGGGATGGTGCTGTCTCCCCTGGCTTCTGCCGTGGAGCTGGTGCACTGGAATCGGGTGCCGATCAAAACCGCACTGGCTGTCGGCCAGGAACGGATTGTCTATGTGGATCGTAATGTGAAGCTGGCCCTGCCGGTGGCCCTGGCCGATACCCTGCGGGTACAGAATGCCGGTGGGGCGCTGTACCTCAAAGCCGCTGCACCCTTTCCCGAAACCCGTATTCCGCTTCAGGTAGTGGAAACAGGCGAGATTATTCTGCTGGACGTGACCGCGCAGGATGCGGCCACCGTCACAGCCAACAGCTCGGCCTATGAGCCGATGAAGGTGCTGTACGGGGAAGGGGATGACCTGAGCAGCTTTGGTATCACGGCAGGTCTGTCGCCCAACTATGCCAGTGATGGGATGCCGGGCAGTGCAGGTGCGGGCGCCGTGTCTGCTCGTGCGTCAGGTTCGTCAGCGAACAGCGCAGCGGCTCCCGCCGCACCGCGCCCGACGGCCGATGATGCCGTCGCCGGTCGCATTGGCCGCACGGATGCCACCTCTCGCACTCCTGCCCCTATTTCTCTCACGCGCTATGCCGCGCAGAACATGTACGCCCCGTTACGTACCGTCGAGGCACTGCCTGGTGTGAGCGCGGTACCCGTGCGCGCCAAAGGCCCGCTGGGATCGCTGCTGCCCTCGCTCGATGTCGATGCCCGTGCCGTCGCGGCCTGGAAACTGGCTGACTACACCGTCACGGCAGTACGCCTGATCAATCGGGCTCCTCGTGCGGTCCTGCTCGACCCCCGTCTGCTGAATGGGGATCTGTATAGTGCCGCCTTTCAGCATCCGACGCTGGGGCCGGCAGGTAGCGCCGAGGATACCACGACGGCGTATCTGGTGACGCAGGGCAAAGGTCTGGAGTCCGCCCTGCTGCCCCTGCCCTACCGCCCAGCTAAAGGAGCGAAATGA
- a CDS encoding TIGR03752 family integrating conjugative element protein encodes MMATIRSNGLLKVIIPAAVIGAVAIAYSGRDDSSSDTPAQAAQGTSVRELTSEEKKRLGMDGAQDTVSALVAKIDQMRDSQSKSNQLMQQLLEENDTLRQKAGDVEGAASTAVSSQLASAKNELMGQVGEQLSQFENRMNTVTSQLNAVGSDGAVSGSSMGGAGSVPLPADAGLGGLGGTVTFGGETYMWVEPQDMRKTDANGMVSSTGSQFSFPSSFGEVGSLADKGLSSLNSATNGAAAQVLGSSAEEDAVPVYTVAENATLMGSVSMTALLGRIPINGSVQDPYPFKVVIGSDNLMANGIELPDVAQAVVSGVATGDWVLSCVRGSVTSITFVFTDGTIRTINGQSEEGGQSQGNGSSASGAGAQGATQSLGWLSDPYGIPCISGEKKSNAMEYLSTQFGLGMATAAASASAQSETTSVTGTDAVVTAVTGDAGKYALNSGIAGGLEKVSEWVAQRYGQTFDAIYVPPGQPVALHITRELKIDYELNGRKVSYLSGAGGRSGALD; translated from the coding sequence ATGATGGCGACGATCAGAAGCAATGGACTATTGAAGGTCATCATTCCTGCTGCGGTCATCGGTGCCGTCGCGATTGCCTACTCTGGCCGCGACGACAGCAGTAGCGACACGCCGGCGCAGGCAGCCCAGGGTACCTCTGTGCGGGAGTTGACGTCGGAGGAGAAAAAGCGGTTGGGCATGGACGGTGCTCAGGACACGGTGTCCGCACTGGTCGCAAAGATTGATCAAATGCGCGATTCGCAGTCGAAATCCAACCAGCTGATGCAGCAGTTGCTGGAGGAAAACGACACCTTACGGCAGAAGGCCGGGGATGTGGAAGGTGCAGCCAGTACCGCTGTCTCCAGTCAGCTGGCATCGGCCAAGAACGAGCTGATGGGACAGGTCGGTGAGCAGCTGTCCCAGTTCGAGAACCGCATGAATACCGTCACCAGCCAGCTGAACGCAGTGGGCAGCGACGGCGCCGTCTCAGGCTCATCCATGGGGGGAGCGGGCTCTGTGCCCCTGCCTGCGGATGCGGGTTTAGGGGGGCTGGGGGGTACCGTGACCTTCGGCGGGGAAACCTATATGTGGGTGGAGCCGCAGGACATGCGTAAGACCGATGCCAACGGCATGGTGTCCAGTACGGGAAGTCAGTTCAGTTTCCCCTCGTCATTCGGTGAGGTGGGTTCGCTGGCTGACAAAGGACTGAGTTCACTCAACAGCGCCACAAACGGTGCGGCGGCTCAGGTGCTGGGAAGTTCAGCAGAGGAAGACGCTGTGCCAGTGTACACCGTCGCAGAGAACGCCACCCTGATGGGTTCGGTCTCTATGACCGCGCTGTTGGGACGTATCCCGATCAATGGTTCTGTGCAGGACCCCTACCCATTCAAGGTTGTCATCGGTTCAGACAACCTGATGGCTAACGGCATCGAGCTGCCGGATGTGGCGCAGGCCGTGGTATCAGGTGTGGCCACAGGCGACTGGGTACTGAGCTGTGTGCGGGGTTCTGTCACTTCCATCACCTTCGTTTTCACCGACGGCACCATTCGCACTATCAACGGCCAGAGCGAAGAAGGCGGGCAAAGTCAGGGCAACGGATCATCGGCATCAGGTGCCGGAGCGCAGGGAGCGACACAAAGCCTGGGATGGTTATCCGATCCCTATGGGATTCCCTGTATCTCCGGTGAGAAAAAATCCAATGCCATGGAGTACCTGTCGACTCAGTTCGGTTTAGGGATGGCCACCGCAGCGGCCTCCGCTTCTGCCCAGTCAGAGACCACGTCGGTCACCGGGACGGATGCCGTGGTCACTGCTGTCACAGGCGATGCGGGTAAATATGCGCTGAATAGCGGCATCGCCGGCGGCCTGGAGAAAGTCAGCGAGTGGGTCGCTCAGCGTTACGGCCAGACCTTTGATGCTATCTACGTGCCACCGGGTCAGCCGGTGGCGCTGCATATCACCCGGGAGCTCAAGATCGATTATGAGCTGAATGGCCGCAAGGTCAGTTATCTGTCGGGGGCGGGTGGCCGTTCTGGGGCGTTGGATTGA
- a CDS encoding TIGR03751 family conjugal transfer lipoprotein, producing MMASKWIAVLGMVAVAGMTGCSTSKDKMFPTNGATMLDIYHGQGIDTAGLSGMGGTSTNQRQLMDARASLRRPLGDGIYDQQALATAGKPTAEVMVARQAWGNRVAEVNGDYTRTAANEIVSQFPRLPNPDLVVYVFPHLAGNEPAPIPGYSTVIPFYSRIQYAMPGERLGDY from the coding sequence ATGATGGCAAGTAAATGGATTGCGGTGCTGGGGATGGTTGCTGTTGCAGGTATGACAGGCTGCTCGACCTCCAAAGACAAGATGTTTCCCACTAATGGGGCAACCATGCTGGATATCTACCATGGTCAGGGGATTGATACCGCAGGGCTGAGCGGGATGGGCGGTACCAGTACGAACCAACGTCAGTTGATGGATGCCCGCGCGTCACTTCGTCGCCCGCTGGGTGACGGTATCTATGATCAGCAGGCGTTGGCCACGGCAGGCAAGCCCACCGCCGAGGTGATGGTGGCCAGGCAGGCATGGGGCAATCGGGTGGCTGAGGTGAACGGGGATTACACCCGCACGGCGGCCAATGAGATCGTCAGCCAGTTCCCGCGCCTGCCCAACCCGGATCTGGTGGTGTATGTGTTTCCGCACCTGGCCGGTAATGAGCCGGCACCGATTCCGGGTTACTCCACGGTGATCCCGTTCTATTCGCGGATCCAGTACGCGATGCCCGGCGAACGCCTGGGCGACTACTGA
- a CDS encoding conjugative transfer ATPase, whose product MEKLRSAFALQGDGKHVVSLADGSTHERISRSNMTIADEQAFMNKGQEFSSFVDLLPWVDYNHKHQVFELEDGSSVGVVFELKPVITEGRDDAFIENVRFQVQQVLQSSFDEYDTEPWVVQLYCQDETSFSSYLEHLDAYIDPMIADTEFTQAYLKQMEGHLRGISKPGGLFEDTAVTRNPWRGQIRRTRLVLYRRFEANFSLKGHSTEDEFETAVQDINDTCARLVANLESIGIDVQRCDGRSVFQWLLPWFNPCPTLTQGDTEALGRLAHYVDEEPPEGRSPLLDDFSECLMYSHPASDVNRGVWLFDRMPHRVIMMNRFKQVPRPGILTAELRRGRMVNSLFDSLPESTIMTMTMVITPQDSIEAHIDKIRDSSSGHSNDATAARKECDVAQRKLLAGDKMCRFSLAFYVRGQDMAQLNERTNQIIAVTQTAGIEMVDPRHEVAPLNSYLRWLPMNYKPHEDRKHWYVNLAYFDHLASIVPIFGRAVGTGNPGFTAFNRGGGPLTFDMLSTADRAKNAHMLLLGPTGAGKSATLVAMLTQVLAIHRPRVFLIEAGNSFGLFADYCQSLGLSVNKVSLKPGSGVRLNPFADSHLLFESGRSYDPDDISDDEADDSDDDEGDAQRDVLGEMEVAARLMITGGEEAEIKEYKRQDRSAVRRAIQQAAEEAYAGKRQMTAPDLQRAMRAMARDPDQSETRRLRIEGMADALDLMCAPGSFEEEMFAKEGTPWPEVDVTVVDLATLSREGYEGQLSLALISLFNHINNIAERDQFSGRQIVVPIDEAHIVTVNSLLAPYVAKIGKMWRKLGAWLWLATQNMDDFPDFAKKLLGLCEWWILLVMEPAEVEQVARFKTLSADQKHLVLSAQKEKHKYTEGVVLSKNLQMLFRSVPPSLYLALGMTEKEEKKARKGLMDEHGVSELEAALMIAQKLDKARGLGVNSSAGISSELCQHLNPDGIYSPKKPAWYPHPY is encoded by the coding sequence ATGGAGAAGTTGCGGAGCGCCTTTGCTCTGCAGGGCGATGGTAAACACGTTGTGTCCCTGGCAGACGGGTCCACGCATGAGCGTATTTCGCGCTCAAACATGACCATCGCAGACGAGCAGGCGTTTATGAATAAGGGGCAGGAATTCAGCTCCTTTGTCGACCTGCTGCCCTGGGTGGATTACAACCATAAGCATCAGGTGTTTGAGCTGGAGGACGGGAGCTCGGTAGGCGTGGTGTTTGAGCTTAAGCCCGTGATTACCGAAGGGCGTGACGATGCATTTATCGAAAACGTCCGTTTTCAGGTGCAACAGGTACTGCAGTCATCCTTCGATGAATATGACACGGAGCCTTGGGTAGTGCAGCTTTACTGCCAGGATGAAACCAGCTTTAGCTCGTACCTGGAACATCTCGATGCCTATATCGATCCCATGATCGCGGATACCGAGTTTACTCAGGCCTATCTGAAGCAGATGGAAGGCCATTTGCGGGGGATCAGTAAGCCCGGCGGGCTGTTTGAGGACACGGCAGTGACGCGCAACCCCTGGCGTGGCCAGATCCGCCGCACTCGCCTGGTGTTGTACCGACGTTTTGAGGCGAACTTTTCCCTCAAAGGCCACTCGACTGAGGATGAGTTTGAGACGGCGGTGCAGGACATCAATGACACCTGTGCCCGTCTGGTGGCAAACCTGGAGTCCATCGGGATCGATGTCCAGCGCTGTGATGGCCGCAGTGTGTTTCAGTGGCTACTGCCCTGGTTTAACCCCTGCCCCACGCTGACGCAGGGTGATACGGAAGCGCTCGGCCGGCTTGCACACTATGTCGATGAGGAGCCCCCTGAGGGGCGAAGTCCGCTGCTGGACGATTTCTCCGAGTGCCTGATGTATTCCCACCCGGCATCGGATGTGAATCGCGGTGTCTGGCTGTTTGATCGTATGCCCCATCGCGTGATCATGATGAATCGATTCAAGCAGGTACCTCGCCCCGGCATCCTGACGGCGGAGTTGCGACGTGGCCGCATGGTCAATTCGCTATTCGACTCCCTCCCGGAGTCCACCATCATGACCATGACGATGGTGATCACGCCACAGGACTCAATCGAAGCCCATATCGATAAAATCCGGGACAGCTCGTCCGGCCATTCCAATGATGCAACAGCGGCACGTAAAGAGTGTGATGTGGCACAGCGTAAGCTGCTGGCCGGTGACAAAATGTGCCGTTTTTCATTGGCCTTCTATGTCCGTGGTCAGGATATGGCCCAGTTAAATGAGCGTACCAACCAGATTATTGCCGTCACGCAGACAGCAGGTATCGAAATGGTGGATCCGCGCCATGAGGTAGCACCGCTCAATAGCTATCTGCGCTGGCTGCCTATGAACTACAAGCCACATGAGGACCGCAAGCACTGGTATGTCAATCTGGCGTACTTTGATCATCTGGCCTCGATTGTGCCCATCTTTGGCCGCGCCGTCGGTACCGGCAATCCCGGTTTTACGGCGTTCAACCGGGGCGGTGGCCCTCTTACCTTTGACATGCTCTCCACCGCTGACCGGGCAAAAAATGCGCACATGCTGTTGCTGGGGCCGACAGGGGCCGGTAAGTCCGCCACCCTGGTGGCCATGCTGACGCAAGTGCTGGCCATCCATCGTCCCCGTGTCTTTTTGATTGAGGCCGGTAACAGCTTTGGGTTGTTTGCGGACTACTGTCAGTCACTGGGGCTCAGCGTCAATAAGGTGTCGCTCAAACCGGGTTCGGGGGTACGTCTGAACCCCTTTGCCGACAGCCATTTGTTGTTCGAGTCAGGACGAAGCTATGACCCGGATGACATCAGCGATGATGAGGCTGACGACAGTGATGATGATGAAGGCGATGCGCAGCGGGATGTGCTGGGTGAAATGGAAGTGGCTGCCCGGCTGATGATTACCGGCGGTGAAGAGGCTGAAATCAAAGAGTACAAGCGGCAGGACCGCTCGGCGGTGCGTCGGGCCATTCAGCAGGCAGCGGAAGAGGCGTACGCCGGGAAACGGCAGATGACCGCACCGGACCTGCAGCGCGCCATGCGTGCCATGGCCCGTGATCCGGATCAGTCTGAGACCCGCCGCTTACGTATCGAGGGCATGGCGGATGCGCTCGATCTCATGTGTGCACCGGGCTCGTTTGAGGAAGAGATGTTCGCCAAAGAAGGTACCCCCTGGCCAGAAGTGGACGTTACTGTGGTGGATCTGGCCACGTTATCGCGTGAGGGTTACGAGGGGCAGTTATCCCTCGCACTGATCTCACTGTTTAACCACATCAACAACATTGCCGAGCGTGACCAGTTCTCAGGGCGGCAGATCGTGGTGCCTATCGATGAGGCGCACATTGTGACGGTCAACTCGCTACTGGCTCCCTATGTGGCCAAGATCGGCAAGATGTGGCGAAAGCTGGGGGCCTGGTTGTGGCTGGCCACCCAGAACATGGACGACTTCCCGGACTTTGCCAAGAAGCTACTGGGGCTTTGTGAGTGGTGGATCCTGCTGGTGATGGAGCCTGCCGAAGTAGAGCAGGTGGCGCGCTTCAAGACACTGAGTGCCGATCAAAAACACCTGGTGTTGTCCGCCCAGAAGGAAAAGCACAAGTACACCGAAGGGGTGGTGCTCAGCAAGAATCTGCAGATGCTGTTCCGCTCAGTCCCGCCCAGTTTGTATCTGGCGTTGGGGATGACGGAGAAGGAGGA